TTGAATATTTTGATCCATTGTTTTAAAATTAATAGTAGCATAAGTTTCTCCTTGATTAGTTAAATATGGTGGCCAAATAAATTTTGCTAATGCTGTATTACTTAGCATATACAATAATGTATATAGTACAAATACCTTGAATTTCTTTTTCATTTTTTTACCCCTTTCTTTAGGAGGATGTTATGAGAAAATTATATTTCTTTATTATTCTTTTTTTAATACTATGGTTAATACCTATTGGAAGTTTAATATTGAACTATTTTGATGTTAAAGATTTTTTTGAAATATTATTCAAAACTAGAACATTAAGAATTTTAAAATATACTTTTTTGCAGGCATCATTATCTGTTATTATATCATTTTTAATATCATTTTTCCCATCATTATATGTAGCTAATAATAAAAACTATTTAAGTAAAATATTAGAAAACTCATTTTTTATACCTTTTTTCTTTCCACCTATACCTACAATAATAGCTTTTTCGTTATTATATAGTTCAAATGGATTAATTAGCAAGCTTTTTAATATAAATATTTTATATTCATTAACTGCTATTATTTTAGCACATTCTTTTTATAACTCTCCAATTTTTGTAAAATATATCTCTGATTCATTAAAATCAATACCGAAAAACTATATTGAAAATGCTATTATTGATGGTTCTAATAGATGGTATATAATAAAATATATTAAAATACCTATAGCACTACCTGCTATTTTAAAAGCGTCATTTCTAGTATTTACATATTCATTTGTAAGCTTTGCTATTGTATTATCATTGGGTGGAATAAAATATTCAACATTTGAAGTTGCTATATTTACTACACTAAGAAGTTCATTAGATTTTTCAAAAGCTTTAACATACGCAATAATTCAATTTATAGTTTTGCTTATATTAAATTATATTATATCATTACCAAAAATATTTGAAATGAATATAGAAGAAAATTATGTAGATAAAAATAATATTTTTGTTATTTTATTTTCAATTATATACTTAATTTTCGAATACTCTATTGTTTTAACCGGAACATTTTCAGGCTTTTTTGATTTTATAAATAGAAAGTTTACTTTAAAAGGGTTTATAAATCTTTTTTCAAAAGATTTAAACGCATATTATCCGATTACAAAATCTTTCTATAATACTATTATAATATCTTCAATTGTAAGTTTCATTGTATTACTATTAACTTATATTATTCTAAGAAATATTAAATCTCATAAACAAGTTATTATTTCAAATATACTTATAATATCATCAATGGGTGTTTCATCGGCATTTTTAGCAATGGGATTATTATATTTAAATATCAACTTTTCAATACCATATTATATTTTACTAGGATTGGGGTATATAATCATATCAGTTCCACTAGCATATACATTTATGCAACAAAGAGTATTATCATTTGATTATTCAATATTAGAAGCTGCTAAAATTGATGGAGCAAATAAGTTAAAATTATTTTTATACATAGAATTTCCGCTTTTAAAAAATACATTAATTGCTGTTTTTTTACAAATATTTGCAATAATTTTCGGAGAATTCACTATTTCTTATACTATGCAATCAATGGATTATTTCCCTTTAATATCAAATATTAATTATTCATTATCAAATGCAAGGTATTATTTAGAAAGTCAGGCTTTGGCTTCTATAACCATTTTAATTGTATTTACAATATTCAATATTTCCAATTTTTTAAATAAAGAAAATTGAAGAAGTTATGAAAATATGATATAATACCAAAAAAGAATAAGGAGTGTTTGTATGGATATTTTGTCTTTTAAGGATAAGGTTTTAGATAAATTAAAAGAAGTAGAAGTTAAACTTTCGGATAGAGAGGTAACTTCTGATTTAGAGTTATTACAAAATTTAGGAAAAGAACATAATAGATTAGCTACACTTAGAGATTTATTTAATGAATTAGAAAGTGCTATAGAAGATAAAGAAACATTACATGTTTTAAAACAAGAAGAAGAGTTGGATGATGAAGAATTTAATTCTATGTTAGAGGAATCTGAAAAAACAATAAAAAAATTAAATATTGAAATTTTAAGTTTATTAATTCCCGGAAATGAAATAAATGAAAGAAATATTATTATGGAAATAAGAGCTGGTACAGGTGGTGATGAAGCTGCCTTATTTGCTTCAGATCTTATGAGAATGTATTTAAAATATGCTGAAAATAATGGATGGAAACATGAAGTATTAGAACTTAGTGATACGGGAATAGGCGGAACAAAAAATGCTGTTATAAAAATAAAAGGAAAAGGTGTTTTTGGAAGATTAAAATATGAAAGTGGTGTTCATAGAGTACAAAGGGTACCTGTTACAGAATCTGGAGGAAGAATACATACCTCTACTGCTACAGTTGCCGTTTTACCTGAGGCTACAGATGTTGATATTAAAATAGATCCAAAAGATTTAAGAATAGATACTTACAGAGCAGGTGGTGCAGGAGGGCAACACGTTAATAAGACTGAGTCGGCTGTTAGAATTGTTCATGAACCTACTGGAATAGTAGTTACTTGTCAAAATGAAAGATCGCAACATCAAAATAAAGAAGCTGCTATGTCAATTTTAAGAGCAAAATTATATGAAGAAGCGTTACGAGAACAACAAGAAAAACTAACTTCACAAAGACGTTCTCAAATTGGAACTGGGGAAAGAAGTGAAAAAATAAGAACATATAATTTCCCACAAAATAGAGTAACTGATCATAGAATTGGGTTTACATCTTATAGACTTAATTTTATTCTTGAAGGAGATTTAGATGAAATAATTGATAAATTAATAGAATGGGATCTTGGAGAAAAACTAGAGAATCTTGAAATATAGGGGGGGATTACATGAAGATTTATTTTGATATGTTTTATAAACTATCGTGGATATTAACTGTTATTACCGGTTTTTCATCTGTTGTTAATACAAATAGAATTAATATATTTTTTCTTTTTTTCTTTACAATTACCTCTCTAATACAATTAGTTGGAACATATTTATTTTCAAAGGAAAATAATAACTTAAAAAGTTTAGTTCATTATTTTAGTATTATATTAATTTCAATATCTTTTTTAATATCTGTT
The nucleotide sequence above comes from Marinitoga sp. 38H-ov. Encoded proteins:
- a CDS encoding ABC transporter permease subunit, which gives rise to MRKLYFFIILFLILWLIPIGSLILNYFDVKDFFEILFKTRTLRILKYTFLQASLSVIISFLISFFPSLYVANNKNYLSKILENSFFIPFFFPPIPTIIAFSLLYSSNGLISKLFNINILYSLTAIILAHSFYNSPIFVKYISDSLKSIPKNYIENAIIDGSNRWYIIKYIKIPIALPAILKASFLVFTYSFVSFAIVLSLGGIKYSTFEVAIFTTLRSSLDFSKALTYAIIQFIVLLILNYIISLPKIFEMNIEENYVDKNNIFVILFSIIYLIFEYSIVLTGTFSGFFDFINRKFTLKGFINLFSKDLNAYYPITKSFYNTIIISSIVSFIVLLLTYIILRNIKSHKQVIISNILIISSMGVSSAFLAMGLLYLNINFSIPYYILLGLGYIIISVPLAYTFMQQRVLSFDYSILEAAKIDGANKLKLFLYIEFPLLKNTLIAVFLQIFAIIFGEFTISYTMQSMDYFPLISNINYSLSNARYYLESQALASITILIVFTIFNISNFLNKEN
- the prfA gene encoding peptide chain release factor 1 encodes the protein MDILSFKDKVLDKLKEVEVKLSDREVTSDLELLQNLGKEHNRLATLRDLFNELESAIEDKETLHVLKQEEELDDEEFNSMLEESEKTIKKLNIEILSLLIPGNEINERNIIMEIRAGTGGDEAALFASDLMRMYLKYAENNGWKHEVLELSDTGIGGTKNAVIKIKGKGVFGRLKYESGVHRVQRVPVTESGGRIHTSTATVAVLPEATDVDIKIDPKDLRIDTYRAGGAGGQHVNKTESAVRIVHEPTGIVVTCQNERSQHQNKEAAMSILRAKLYEEALREQQEKLTSQRRSQIGTGERSEKIRTYNFPQNRVTDHRIGFTSYRLNFILEGDLDEIIDKLIEWDLGEKLENLEI